A window from Mangifera indica cultivar Alphonso chromosome 2, CATAS_Mindica_2.1, whole genome shotgun sequence encodes these proteins:
- the LOC123209191 gene encoding uncharacterized protein LOC123209191 isoform X1, which translates to MIKMCDSPVVRSAFSLNSSISRFSGSEAGYYKSDSQLDVLDELDRDNSSLEVWDCSEDAESLGLCAKNRGSYPYRHQLEEDVQRLQQKLHEEMELHIILENAIKKNAVKPSSSSCLPHHAWELLSNIAVLEISVSKLEQEIVSLHFQLSQERNERRLTEYHLRRSSSLPLTNCSTKNIESLHLNPEVGHLPEGSSCQDQGDQPSESNGELCCSESIMEDADDSDVYFHEKKMSTKTNSKPSQFVEFRRLPTGITPKGLWDNPNKLSEEMVRCMKNIFMSLADSAIPSKSCTPESHFCHVSPRGHLSSSSWWSSSERSMISSWVQSPQIDVQNNAGILASENTCDPYKVRGKLSWVDVGNYGLATEVSWMSVGKKQLEYASGALKKFRTLVEQLAKVNPIHLSSNEKLAFWINLYNALIMHAYLAYRVPRSDLKLFSLMQKAAYTVGGHSYSAAAIEYVILKMKPPLHRPQIALLLAIHKLKVSEEQKKSAIDLYEPLVAFALSCGMYSSPAVRIYTAKNLREELQEAQHDFIRASVGVSSKGKLLVPKMLHCFAKGLVDDVNLAVWISHYLPPIQAAFVEQCISQRRESLLGSRNCGILPFDSHFRYLFLPDKFNFDNASSY; encoded by the exons ATGATCAAGATGTGTGACTCACCAGTTGTGCGATCTGCCTTTAGCTT AAATAGTTCAATCTCCAGATTTTCCGGCTCTGAAGCGGGTTACTATAAGTCAGATTCTCAATTGGATGTCCTTGATGAATTAGACAGGGACAATTCATCCTTGGAG GTGTGGGACTGTAGTGAAGATGCTGAAAGTCTTGGATTGTGTGCTAAGAACCGAGGTTCTTACCCATACAGACATCAGCTTGAGGAGGAT GTACAAAGGTTACAACAGAAGCTGCATGAAGAGATGGAGCTGCATATTATTCTGGAAAATGCTATCAAGAAAAATGCTGTGAAGCCATCTAGTTCATCGTGCCTCCCACACCAT GCGTGGGAGCTTCTGTCTAATATTGCCGTACTGGAGATTTCAGTTTCAAAACTTGAACAAGAGATTGTCTCTTTACATTTCCAGCTTAGTCAAGAAAGAAATGAACGGAGGCTTACTGAATACCATTTAAGGCGTTCGTCTTCTTTACCATTGACTAACTGCTCCACCAAAAATATTGAATCTCTG CATTTAAACCCTGAAGTGGGTCATCTCCCAGAAGGTAGCTCATGTCAAGATCAAGGAGACCAACCATCAGAATCTAATGGTGAATTGTGTTGTTCGGAGTCAATAATGGAG GATGCAGATGATTCAGATGTGTATTTCCATGAGAAGAAAATGTCCACAAAGACAAATTCCAAACCAAGTCAATTTGTGGAGTTCAGGAGGCTTCCTACTGGAATAACTCCTAAGGGCCTTTGGGATAACCCTAATAAACTATCAGAAGAAATGGTGCGatgtatgaaaaatatatttatgtctCTGGCGGATTCAGCCATACCATCCAAATCTTGTACGCCAGAGAGCCACTTCTGCCATGTGTCACCACGTGGACATCTATCCAGTTCATCATGGTGGTCATCATCTGAACGCTCAATGATTTCATCGTGGGTGCAGAGTCCACAAATTGATGTGCAGAATAATGCTGGAATTTTGGCCTCAGAGAATACTTGTGATCCCTACAAAGTGCGTGGAAAGTTAAGCTGGGTCGACGTTGGAAATTATGGATTAGCAACTGAAGTTTCATGGATGTCAGTTGGTAAGAAGCAATTGGAATATGCTTCAGGGGCTCTAAAGAAGTTCAG AACACTTGTTGAGCAATTGGCCAAAGTGAACCCTATCCACTTAAGTTCCAATGAGAAGCTTGCATTCTGGATCAATCTATATAATGCATTGATCATGCAC GCTTACTTGGCCTATAGAGTCCCTAGAAGTGACTTGAAGCTCTTCTCTTTGATGCAAAAG GCAGCATACACTGTTGGTGGACATTCTTATAGTGCAGCAGCTATTGAATATGTAATTCTGAAGATGAAACCACCCTTACATAGGCCTCAAATT GCTTTGCTTCTTGCCATTCACAAGTTGAAGGTATCGGAGGAGCAAAAGAAGTCTGCAATTGACCTGTATGAACCACTTGTAGCTTTTGCTCTAAGCTGCGGAATGTACTCATCGCCTGCG GTAAGGATTTACACTGCAAAGAATTTAAGGGAGGAGCTTCAAGAGGCTCAGCATGATTTCATTCGTGCTTCAGTTGGGGTTAGCAGCAAAGGGAAGCTGTTGGTTCCAAAAATGCTGCACTGTTTTGCCAAAGGTCTTGTGGATGATGTGAATTTGGCCGTATGGATATCTCATTACCTTCCGCCAATTCAGGCTGCCTTTGTTGAGCAGTGCATTTCACAGAGGCGGGAAAGCCTTTTAGGGTCTCGCAATTGTGGCATTCTACCCTTTGATTCACACTTCCGATACTTATTTCTTCCAGATaaatttaactttgataatGCTTCTTCATACTAA
- the LOC123209191 gene encoding uncharacterized protein LOC123209191 isoform X2 produces the protein MIKMCDSPVVRSAFSLNSSISRFSGSEAGYYKSDSQLDVLDELDRDNSSLEVQRLQQKLHEEMELHIILENAIKKNAVKPSSSSCLPHHAWELLSNIAVLEISVSKLEQEIVSLHFQLSQERNERRLTEYHLRRSSSLPLTNCSTKNIESLHLNPEVGHLPEGSSCQDQGDQPSESNGELCCSESIMEDADDSDVYFHEKKMSTKTNSKPSQFVEFRRLPTGITPKGLWDNPNKLSEEMVRCMKNIFMSLADSAIPSKSCTPESHFCHVSPRGHLSSSSWWSSSERSMISSWVQSPQIDVQNNAGILASENTCDPYKVRGKLSWVDVGNYGLATEVSWMSVGKKQLEYASGALKKFRTLVEQLAKVNPIHLSSNEKLAFWINLYNALIMHAYLAYRVPRSDLKLFSLMQKAAYTVGGHSYSAAAIEYVILKMKPPLHRPQIALLLAIHKLKVSEEQKKSAIDLYEPLVAFALSCGMYSSPAVRIYTAKNLREELQEAQHDFIRASVGVSSKGKLLVPKMLHCFAKGLVDDVNLAVWISHYLPPIQAAFVEQCISQRRESLLGSRNCGILPFDSHFRYLFLPDKFNFDNASSY, from the exons ATGATCAAGATGTGTGACTCACCAGTTGTGCGATCTGCCTTTAGCTT AAATAGTTCAATCTCCAGATTTTCCGGCTCTGAAGCGGGTTACTATAAGTCAGATTCTCAATTGGATGTCCTTGATGAATTAGACAGGGACAATTCATCCTTGGAG GTACAAAGGTTACAACAGAAGCTGCATGAAGAGATGGAGCTGCATATTATTCTGGAAAATGCTATCAAGAAAAATGCTGTGAAGCCATCTAGTTCATCGTGCCTCCCACACCAT GCGTGGGAGCTTCTGTCTAATATTGCCGTACTGGAGATTTCAGTTTCAAAACTTGAACAAGAGATTGTCTCTTTACATTTCCAGCTTAGTCAAGAAAGAAATGAACGGAGGCTTACTGAATACCATTTAAGGCGTTCGTCTTCTTTACCATTGACTAACTGCTCCACCAAAAATATTGAATCTCTG CATTTAAACCCTGAAGTGGGTCATCTCCCAGAAGGTAGCTCATGTCAAGATCAAGGAGACCAACCATCAGAATCTAATGGTGAATTGTGTTGTTCGGAGTCAATAATGGAG GATGCAGATGATTCAGATGTGTATTTCCATGAGAAGAAAATGTCCACAAAGACAAATTCCAAACCAAGTCAATTTGTGGAGTTCAGGAGGCTTCCTACTGGAATAACTCCTAAGGGCCTTTGGGATAACCCTAATAAACTATCAGAAGAAATGGTGCGatgtatgaaaaatatatttatgtctCTGGCGGATTCAGCCATACCATCCAAATCTTGTACGCCAGAGAGCCACTTCTGCCATGTGTCACCACGTGGACATCTATCCAGTTCATCATGGTGGTCATCATCTGAACGCTCAATGATTTCATCGTGGGTGCAGAGTCCACAAATTGATGTGCAGAATAATGCTGGAATTTTGGCCTCAGAGAATACTTGTGATCCCTACAAAGTGCGTGGAAAGTTAAGCTGGGTCGACGTTGGAAATTATGGATTAGCAACTGAAGTTTCATGGATGTCAGTTGGTAAGAAGCAATTGGAATATGCTTCAGGGGCTCTAAAGAAGTTCAG AACACTTGTTGAGCAATTGGCCAAAGTGAACCCTATCCACTTAAGTTCCAATGAGAAGCTTGCATTCTGGATCAATCTATATAATGCATTGATCATGCAC GCTTACTTGGCCTATAGAGTCCCTAGAAGTGACTTGAAGCTCTTCTCTTTGATGCAAAAG GCAGCATACACTGTTGGTGGACATTCTTATAGTGCAGCAGCTATTGAATATGTAATTCTGAAGATGAAACCACCCTTACATAGGCCTCAAATT GCTTTGCTTCTTGCCATTCACAAGTTGAAGGTATCGGAGGAGCAAAAGAAGTCTGCAATTGACCTGTATGAACCACTTGTAGCTTTTGCTCTAAGCTGCGGAATGTACTCATCGCCTGCG GTAAGGATTTACACTGCAAAGAATTTAAGGGAGGAGCTTCAAGAGGCTCAGCATGATTTCATTCGTGCTTCAGTTGGGGTTAGCAGCAAAGGGAAGCTGTTGGTTCCAAAAATGCTGCACTGTTTTGCCAAAGGTCTTGTGGATGATGTGAATTTGGCCGTATGGATATCTCATTACCTTCCGCCAATTCAGGCTGCCTTTGTTGAGCAGTGCATTTCACAGAGGCGGGAAAGCCTTTTAGGGTCTCGCAATTGTGGCATTCTACCCTTTGATTCACACTTCCGATACTTATTTCTTCCAGATaaatttaactttgataatGCTTCTTCATACTAA